A stretch of Cupriavidus necator DNA encodes these proteins:
- a CDS encoding thioesterase family protein, whose amino-acid sequence MSPDLRPGLTFSWQYTVPPKATVPRLYDDIPGCPEMPDVLATGYMVGIMECACLQMLREHLDWPREQSLGTLVSFSHLAPTPPGMTVTVKGELVAVDGRRLRFQLSAWDGEDKISEGVHERHLIDAGRFNEKVAAKAARAAG is encoded by the coding sequence ATGAGTCCCGACCTGCGCCCCGGCCTGACCTTCAGCTGGCAATACACGGTGCCGCCCAAGGCCACCGTGCCGCGCCTGTACGACGATATCCCGGGCTGCCCCGAGATGCCCGACGTGCTGGCCACCGGCTATATGGTCGGCATCATGGAGTGTGCCTGCCTGCAGATGCTGCGCGAACACCTGGACTGGCCGCGCGAGCAGTCGCTCGGCACGCTGGTCAGCTTCTCGCACCTGGCGCCGACGCCGCCCGGCATGACGGTGACGGTCAAGGGCGAACTGGTGGCGGTGGACGGGCGCCGCCTGCGCTTCCAGCTGAGCGCCTGGGACGGCGAGGACAAGATCTCCGAGGGCGTGCATGAGCGCCACCTGATCGACGCCGGCCGCTTCAATGAGAAGGTCGCCGCCAAGGCCGCGCGCGCGGCGGGCTGA
- a CDS encoding YbaK/EbsC family protein, producing the protein MTVNDEALPESAQRVADLLAGLGHDRPVVMLPATGKTSAEAAAGLGCSVAEIAKSIIFRRVADDAPVLVIASGSNRVDEAKVAARVGALGKADARFVREKTGYAIGGVCPIGHAVAPVMLLDQDLFRYDSLWAAAGHPHAVFNLTPHQLQQMTGAEVADVAAGSVA; encoded by the coding sequence ATGACGGTGAATGACGAAGCGCTGCCCGAGTCCGCGCAGCGCGTGGCGGACCTGCTGGCCGGGCTTGGCCATGACCGGCCCGTGGTGATGCTGCCGGCCACCGGCAAGACCTCGGCCGAGGCCGCGGCGGGGCTGGGCTGCAGCGTGGCCGAGATCGCCAAGTCCATCATCTTCCGGCGCGTGGCCGACGATGCGCCGGTGCTGGTGATTGCCAGCGGCAGCAACCGCGTCGACGAGGCCAAGGTGGCCGCGCGCGTAGGCGCGCTGGGCAAGGCCGACGCGCGCTTCGTGCGCGAGAAGACCGGCTACGCCATCGGCGGCGTCTGCCCGATCGGACATGCGGTGGCGCCGGTGATGCTGCTGGACCAGGACCTGTTCCGCTATGACAGCTTGTGGGCCGCGGCGGGGCATCCCCATGCGGTATTCAACCTGACGCCGCACCAGTTGCAGCAGATGACGGGCGCTGAAGTGGCCGACGTCGCGGCAGGCTCAGTGGCATGA
- a CDS encoding hydroxymethylglutaryl-CoA lyase: MTMPNYVKIVEVGPRDGLQNEKAMVPTEVKVALINQLTDAGFVNIEAASFVSPKWVPQMADGADVMARIQRRPGTLFSALTPNMKGFEGAIEAGADEVVIFGAASEAFSQKNINCSIAESIARFAPVAAAAKEKGVRLRGSISCALGCPYQGEVPVHAVVDVVRRMRELGCDEIDIADTIGVGTPVRVQEVMRAAAAEFALDRLSGHFHDTYGQALSNILASLEVGISIFHASVAGLGGCPYAKGATGNVATEDVLYMLHGMGIHTGIDLEAVVRTGDYISQAIGRANSSRVGRALLTKWAAASDAAPACA; the protein is encoded by the coding sequence ATGACCATGCCGAACTACGTGAAGATCGTTGAAGTCGGCCCGCGCGACGGCTTGCAGAACGAGAAGGCGATGGTGCCGACCGAGGTCAAGGTCGCGCTGATCAACCAGCTGACCGATGCCGGCTTCGTCAATATCGAGGCCGCGTCGTTCGTGTCGCCCAAGTGGGTGCCGCAGATGGCCGACGGTGCCGACGTGATGGCGCGCATCCAGCGCCGGCCCGGCACACTGTTTTCGGCGCTGACGCCGAACATGAAGGGGTTTGAAGGCGCGATCGAGGCCGGTGCCGACGAGGTCGTGATCTTCGGCGCCGCCAGCGAGGCGTTCTCGCAGAAGAACATCAACTGCTCGATCGCCGAGTCGATCGCGCGCTTTGCGCCGGTGGCCGCCGCAGCCAAGGAGAAGGGCGTGCGCCTGCGCGGCAGCATCTCGTGCGCGCTGGGCTGCCCGTACCAGGGCGAAGTACCGGTGCACGCGGTGGTCGACGTGGTGCGGCGCATGCGCGAACTGGGCTGCGACGAGATCGACATTGCCGACACCATCGGCGTGGGCACTCCCGTGCGCGTGCAGGAAGTGATGCGCGCCGCGGCGGCGGAGTTTGCGCTGGACCGCCTGTCGGGCCATTTCCACGATACCTACGGGCAGGCGCTGTCCAATATCCTGGCCAGCCTGGAAGTGGGTATCTCGATCTTCCATGCGTCGGTGGCGGGGCTGGGCGGCTGCCCGTACGCAAAGGGCGCGACCGGCAACGTGGCGACCGAGGACGTGCTGTACATGCTGCACGGCATGGGCATCCACACCGGCATCGACCTGGAAGCGGTGGTGCGCACCGGCGACTATATCTCGCAGGCAATTGGCCGCGCCAACAGCTCGCGCGTGGGCCGTGCCTTGCTGACCAAGTGGGCCGCCGCCAGCGATGCGGCGCCTGCCTGCGCGTAA
- a CDS encoding 2-hydroxyacid dehydrogenase, with the protein MKLQLYVPDGRYDAWIAGFAEALPEAQCVTWEDSRGEPADYAVVWRPPVEMLRGRTELKAVFNLGAGVDGILRLRDEAPDALPAGVPIVRLDDAGMAAQMAEYVTHAVLRYFRKMDAYEAQQRAGNWKFLKPHRRADFTIGVMGVGTLGTHIARTLAGFGFPVRGWSRTARAIEGVSGFYGDAGQAPFLDGLRVLVNVLPLTPQTENILNAALFARLAQGAYVINVARGQHLVEEDLLAAVQSGQVAGATLDVFRTEPLPAEHPFWQEPRITVTPHISALTLREDSIAQIAGKIRALRAGQPIAGVVDVQRGY; encoded by the coding sequence ATGAAGTTGCAGTTGTACGTCCCCGATGGCCGCTACGACGCCTGGATCGCAGGATTCGCCGAGGCACTGCCCGAAGCGCAATGCGTGACGTGGGAGGACAGCCGTGGCGAACCGGCCGACTACGCCGTGGTCTGGCGCCCGCCGGTGGAGATGCTGCGTGGCCGTACCGAGCTGAAGGCGGTGTTCAACCTGGGCGCCGGTGTCGACGGCATCCTGCGCCTGCGCGATGAAGCCCCTGACGCCTTGCCCGCGGGCGTGCCGATCGTGCGGCTCGACGATGCCGGCATGGCCGCGCAGATGGCCGAGTACGTCACCCACGCCGTGCTGCGCTATTTCCGCAAGATGGACGCCTACGAGGCCCAGCAGCGCGCCGGCAACTGGAAGTTCCTCAAGCCGCATCGCCGCGCGGATTTCACCATCGGCGTGATGGGGGTGGGCACGCTCGGCACGCATATCGCCCGCACGCTGGCGGGCTTCGGCTTCCCGGTGCGTGGCTGGAGCCGCACCGCGCGCGCCATCGAAGGCGTGAGCGGCTTCTATGGCGATGCCGGGCAGGCGCCGTTCCTCGATGGCCTGCGCGTGCTGGTCAATGTGCTGCCGCTGACACCGCAGACCGAGAACATCCTCAACGCCGCGCTGTTCGCGCGGCTGGCACAGGGCGCGTATGTGATCAACGTCGCGCGCGGGCAGCACCTGGTCGAGGAAGACCTGCTCGCCGCGGTGCAGTCGGGGCAGGTTGCGGGTGCCACGCTCGACGTGTTCCGCACCGAGCCGCTGCCTGCCGAACACCCGTTCTGGCAGGAGCCGCGCATCACCGTCACGCCGCATATCTCGGCGCTCACGCTGCGCGAAGACAGCATCGCGCAGATCGCCGGCAAGATCCGCGCGCTGCGCGCGGGCCAGCCGATCGCGGGCGTGGTCGACGTGCAGCGCGGCTACTGA
- a CDS encoding acetyl/propionyl/methylcrotonyl-CoA carboxylase subunit alpha, translating into MFSKILIANRGEIACRVAATCRRLGIRTVAVYSDADADARHVAFCDEAVHIGGAAARDSYLRADHIIEMAKEAGAQAIHPGYGFLSENEAFAEACAAAGLVFIGPPASAIHAMGSKSAAKQLMEKAAVPLVPGYHGEDQGPALLRREADRIGYPVLLKASAGGGGKGMRVVESGDAFEAALASVKREASASFGDDKVLVEKYLTRPRHIEIQVFADTHGNCVYLFERDCSVQRRHQKVLEEAPAPGMTEARRRAMGEAAVAAAKAVGYVGAGTVEFIANQDGSFYFMEMNTRLQVEHPVTEMITGQDLVEWQLRVAAGEALPLTQDQLRIDGHALEARIYAENPDKQFLPSTGTLRFLRTPPAVQFMRGEDVHGPAGIRIDAGVREGDTISPFYDPMIAKLIVWGKDRDEALARMRQALASYHVVGLSTNVAFLQRLVSSQAFRTADLDTGLIERNEKVLFPPPAPVGLEVIALAVAALFDREARERRIDAADQHSPWTHGGAWRLNGGVSRTLRFGYGEQVLEVTLSTNERGSTLIYADQAAPFACTCQADDIRINLGTRRAHGQVHADGETFHVFYAGRHVSLAWLDPLAHAGETESEGGKLTAPMPGKVIAVMVEAGSTVTRGTPLLVMEAMKMEHTISAPVDGVVSEVLYRVGEQVVEGAQLLAFEGKSGA; encoded by the coding sequence ATGTTCAGCAAGATCCTGATCGCCAACCGCGGTGAAATCGCCTGCCGCGTGGCCGCCACCTGCCGCCGGCTCGGCATCCGCACCGTCGCGGTGTACTCGGATGCCGACGCCGACGCGCGCCACGTCGCCTTCTGCGACGAGGCCGTGCATATCGGCGGCGCGGCCGCGCGCGACAGCTACCTGCGCGCGGACCACATCATCGAGATGGCGAAGGAGGCCGGCGCCCAGGCCATCCACCCGGGCTACGGCTTCCTGTCCGAGAACGAAGCCTTTGCCGAGGCCTGCGCCGCGGCGGGGCTGGTCTTCATCGGCCCGCCGGCGTCCGCCATCCACGCGATGGGCAGCAAGAGCGCGGCCAAGCAATTGATGGAGAAGGCCGCGGTGCCGCTGGTGCCCGGCTACCACGGCGAGGACCAGGGTCCGGCGCTGCTGCGCCGCGAGGCCGACCGCATCGGCTACCCGGTGCTGCTCAAGGCCAGCGCAGGCGGCGGCGGCAAGGGCATGCGCGTGGTCGAGTCGGGCGACGCCTTCGAGGCCGCGCTGGCCTCGGTCAAGCGCGAGGCCAGCGCCAGCTTTGGCGATGACAAGGTACTGGTGGAGAAGTACCTGACGCGCCCGCGCCATATCGAGATCCAGGTGTTTGCCGATACCCATGGCAACTGCGTCTACCTGTTCGAGCGCGACTGCTCGGTGCAGCGCCGCCACCAGAAGGTGCTGGAAGAAGCCCCCGCGCCAGGCATGACCGAGGCGCGTCGCCGCGCCATGGGCGAAGCGGCGGTGGCCGCGGCCAAGGCGGTCGGCTATGTCGGCGCCGGCACGGTGGAGTTCATCGCCAACCAGGACGGTTCGTTCTACTTCATGGAGATGAACACGCGCCTGCAGGTGGAGCACCCTGTTACCGAGATGATCACCGGGCAGGACCTGGTCGAATGGCAGCTGCGCGTCGCCGCCGGCGAAGCGCTGCCGCTCACGCAGGACCAGCTGCGCATCGACGGCCACGCCCTGGAAGCACGCATCTACGCCGAGAACCCCGACAAGCAGTTCCTGCCATCAACCGGCACGCTGCGCTTCCTGCGCACGCCGCCGGCGGTGCAGTTCATGCGCGGTGAGGATGTGCACGGCCCGGCCGGCATCCGCATCGACGCCGGCGTGCGCGAAGGCGACACCATCAGCCCGTTCTACGACCCGATGATCGCCAAGCTGATCGTCTGGGGCAAGGACCGCGACGAGGCGCTGGCGCGCATGCGCCAGGCGCTGGCGTCGTATCACGTGGTGGGGTTGTCGACCAACGTGGCCTTCCTGCAGCGGCTGGTGTCGTCCCAGGCGTTCCGCACGGCGGACCTCGACACCGGCCTGATCGAGCGCAACGAGAAGGTCTTGTTCCCGCCGCCGGCGCCGGTCGGCCTGGAAGTCATCGCGCTGGCGGTGGCGGCGCTGTTCGACCGCGAGGCCCGCGAGCGTCGCATCGACGCCGCCGACCAGCATTCGCCGTGGACCCATGGCGGCGCGTGGCGGCTGAACGGCGGCGTGTCGCGCACGCTGCGCTTCGGCTATGGCGAGCAGGTGCTGGAGGTGACGCTGAGCACCAATGAGCGCGGCAGCACGCTGATCTATGCGGACCAGGCGGCGCCCTTTGCCTGCACCTGCCAGGCCGACGATATCCGCATCAACCTCGGCACCCGGCGCGCGCACGGGCAGGTGCATGCGGATGGCGAGACCTTCCACGTCTTCTATGCCGGACGGCATGTGAGCCTGGCCTGGCTCGATCCGTTGGCCCATGCCGGCGAGACCGAAAGCGAAGGCGGCAAGCTCACTGCGCCGATGCCCGGGAAGGTCATTGCCGTGATGGTCGAGGCTGGCAGCACCGTCACGCGCGGCACGCCGTTGCTGGTGATGGAGGCCATGAAGATGGAGCACACCATCAGCGCACCGGTGGACGGGGTGGTGAGTGAGGTGCTTTACCGGGTCGGGGAGCAGGTTGTGGAGGGGGCGCAGCTTCTGGCGTTCGAGGGGAAGTCGGGGGCTTGA
- the bioB gene encoding biotin synthase BioB has translation MTQAHTATTVTTVSVDSLRQSARSHALPDDAAWRVDDVAALFALPFNDLLFRAQQVHREHFDANTVQLSTLLSIKTGGCEEDCGYCPQSAHHDAGVKAEKLMALDEVLDAARAAKANGATRFCMGAAWRSPKDRHLEPVMDMVREVKAMGLETCVTLGMLKAEQAQQLKEAGLDYYNHNLDTSPEFYGKIITTRTYQDRLDTIGHVRDAGINVCCGGIVGMGEAREARAGLIAQLANMDPYPESVPINNLVQVEGTPLAGTEALDPFEFVRTIAVARITMPRAMVRLSAGREAMDEALQALCFMAGANSIFYGEKLLTTGNPQADRDRALLARLDIRAEGYAG, from the coding sequence ATGACTCAAGCTCACACCGCTACCACCGTTACTACCGTTTCCGTCGATTCCCTGCGCCAGAGCGCGCGCTCGCACGCACTGCCCGATGACGCCGCGTGGCGCGTCGATGACGTTGCCGCGCTGTTCGCGCTGCCGTTCAACGACCTGCTGTTCCGCGCCCAGCAAGTGCACCGCGAGCACTTCGACGCCAATACCGTGCAGCTGTCCACGCTGCTGTCGATCAAGACCGGCGGCTGCGAAGAGGATTGCGGCTACTGCCCGCAGAGCGCGCACCACGATGCCGGCGTGAAGGCCGAAAAGCTGATGGCGCTGGACGAAGTCCTGGACGCCGCGCGCGCGGCCAAGGCCAATGGCGCCACCCGCTTCTGCATGGGCGCCGCCTGGCGCAGCCCCAAGGACCGCCACCTGGAGCCGGTGATGGACATGGTGCGCGAAGTCAAGGCCATGGGCCTGGAGACCTGCGTCACGCTGGGCATGCTCAAGGCCGAGCAGGCCCAGCAGCTCAAGGAGGCGGGGCTGGACTACTACAACCACAATCTGGATACCTCGCCTGAGTTCTACGGCAAGATCATCACCACGCGCACCTACCAGGACCGGCTCGACACCATCGGCCATGTGCGCGACGCCGGCATCAATGTCTGCTGCGGCGGCATCGTCGGCATGGGCGAGGCGCGCGAAGCGCGCGCCGGCCTGATCGCGCAGCTGGCCAATATGGACCCGTATCCGGAGTCGGTGCCCATCAACAACCTGGTCCAGGTCGAAGGCACGCCACTGGCGGGCACCGAGGCGCTGGACCCGTTCGAGTTCGTCCGCACCATTGCCGTGGCACGCATCACCATGCCGCGCGCCATGGTGCGCCTGTCCGCCGGCCGCGAGGCCATGGACGAAGCGTTGCAGGCGCTGTGCTTCATGGCCGGCGCCAATTCCATTTTTTACGGCGAAAAGCTGCTGACCACCGGCAACCCGCAGGCCGACCGCGATCGCGCCCTGCTGGCCCGCCTCGACATCCGCGCAGAGGGCTACGCGGGATGA
- the bioD gene encoding dethiobiotin synthase encodes MSTRAPFACFVTGTDTGIGKTHASATLLHALHAAGYRTAGMKPVASGSEWRDGHWHNDDVAQLRAASSVAVPLGQTCPFLLRTPCSPHLAAAHEGVRITRAPVRAAFDALRRQADAVVVEGVGGFNVPLDAGAVRWNTADLAVMLAVPVVMVVGIRLGCLNHAVLTAEAIRARGLPLAGWIANRVDPDMLLADENIATLHASLDAPCLGELPWQLAPAAAAGRLDLAPLFAAATQYQAEAAGLAA; translated from the coding sequence ATGAGCACGCGTGCGCCTTTCGCCTGCTTTGTCACCGGCACCGATACCGGCATCGGCAAAACCCACGCCAGCGCCACGCTGCTGCATGCGCTCCATGCCGCCGGCTACCGCACCGCGGGCATGAAGCCCGTGGCCAGCGGCAGTGAGTGGCGCGACGGCCATTGGCACAACGACGACGTGGCGCAGCTGCGCGCCGCCAGCTCGGTGGCGGTGCCGCTGGGCCAGACCTGCCCGTTCCTGCTGCGCACCCCGTGCTCGCCGCACCTGGCCGCCGCGCACGAGGGCGTGCGCATCACGCGCGCGCCGGTCCGTGCCGCCTTCGACGCGCTGCGCCGGCAGGCCGATGCGGTGGTGGTAGAGGGCGTGGGCGGCTTCAATGTGCCGCTCGACGCAGGCGCGGTGCGCTGGAACACCGCCGACCTGGCGGTGATGCTGGCGGTCCCGGTAGTGATGGTGGTCGGCATCCGGCTCGGCTGCCTGAACCACGCCGTGCTGACCGCCGAAGCCATCCGCGCGCGCGGCCTGCCGCTGGCGGGCTGGATCGCCAACCGGGTCGACCCGGACATGCTGCTGGCCGACGAGAACATCGCCACGCTGCACGCGTCGCTGGACGCGCCTTGCCTCGGTGAATTGCCCTGGCAACTGGCGCCCGCCGCTGCCGCTGGCCGGCTCGACCTTGCGCCGCTGTTCGCCGCCGCTACCCAATACCAAGCCGAGGCCGCCGGCCTTGCTGCCTGA
- the bioF gene encoding 8-amino-7-oxononanoate synthase produces the protein MLLEQLRRAAEQRHALALTRRRRVAHTACAPHQAVGEDGSEPESLLTFCSNDYMGLANHPDVIAALVEGAQRYGAGSGASHLVSGHSLAHTQLEAELARWLAPHIPHACTLYFCTGYMANMAVLTALGTAGATLFCESLNHASLIDGARLARADVQRYPHCDTAALEALLAASTSERKLIVTDSVFSMDGNVAPLRKLLELAERHDAWIIVDDAHGFGVLGEQGHGVLEALGLSSERLIYIGTLGKAAGVAGAFVAAHETIIEHLVNTARPYIYTTAAPPAVAHALLASLAIIEGEEGTQRRAQLTRCIGMLREGLAQLAAIAGWTLGDSETAIQPLIVGDNGAALALSATLEADGIRVGAIRPPTVPEGTARLRITLSAAHTEDDVRRLLDALSAAVAQREVA, from the coding sequence ATGCTGCTTGAACAACTGAGGCGGGCCGCCGAACAGCGCCACGCGCTGGCCCTGACGCGCCGCCGCCGCGTTGCCCACACTGCCTGCGCGCCGCACCAGGCCGTGGGCGAGGACGGGTCCGAGCCGGAATCGCTGCTGACCTTCTGCAGCAACGACTACATGGGGCTGGCCAACCACCCGGACGTGATCGCCGCGCTGGTGGAAGGCGCGCAGCGCTATGGTGCGGGCAGCGGTGCCTCGCACCTGGTCAGCGGGCATTCGCTGGCGCACACCCAGCTGGAAGCGGAACTGGCGCGCTGGCTCGCCCCGCATATCCCGCATGCGTGCACGCTGTATTTCTGCACCGGCTACATGGCCAACATGGCGGTGCTGACCGCGCTGGGCACCGCGGGCGCCACGCTGTTCTGCGAGTCGCTCAACCATGCCTCGCTGATCGATGGGGCGCGGCTCGCGCGCGCCGACGTGCAGCGCTACCCGCATTGCGACACCGCCGCGCTGGAAGCGCTGCTGGCGGCCAGCACCAGCGAGCGCAAGCTGATCGTGACCGACAGCGTGTTCAGCATGGACGGCAATGTCGCGCCGCTGCGCAAGCTGCTGGAACTGGCCGAGCGCCATGACGCCTGGATCATTGTCGATGACGCCCACGGCTTCGGCGTGCTGGGCGAGCAGGGCCACGGCGTGCTGGAAGCGCTGGGGCTGTCGTCCGAGCGGCTGATCTATATCGGCACGCTCGGCAAGGCCGCCGGCGTGGCGGGCGCCTTCGTCGCCGCGCACGAGACCATCATCGAACACCTGGTCAACACCGCGCGGCCGTATATCTACACCACGGCCGCGCCGCCGGCAGTCGCGCATGCGCTGCTGGCCAGCCTGGCGATCATCGAAGGAGAGGAGGGCACGCAACGCCGCGCGCAACTGACGCGCTGCATCGGCATGCTGCGCGAGGGGCTGGCCCAGCTGGCTGCCATCGCGGGCTGGACGCTGGGCGACAGCGAGACCGCGATCCAGCCGCTGATCGTCGGCGACAACGGCGCCGCGCTGGCGCTGTCGGCCACGCTGGAGGCGGATGGCATCCGCGTCGGCGCGATCCGGCCGCCGACCGTGCCGGAAGGGACCGCGCGGCTGCGCATCACGCTGTCGGCCGCGCACACCGAAGACGATGTGCGGCGCCTGCTGGATGCCCTGAGCGCCGCCGTGGCGCAGCGGGAGGTCGCATGA
- the bioA gene encoding adenosylmethionine--8-amino-7-oxononanoate transaminase — MDHLSLSPGRDAQALGQRSRNAVWHPCTRLRPDDDAVPLAIVRGVGPWLHDADGRRYFDATSSWWVNLFGHANPRINAALASQLETLEHVMLAGCTHAPAVELAERLSALTGGALGNVFYASDGASAVEIALKMSFHYWRNTGLPAKREFVCLRHGYHGETVGALAVTDVEVFRDAYDPLIRRAHVVMSPDARQAAPGESAADVAARALAELETLLRERAGQIAALIVEPLVQGAAGMAMYDPSYLDGARALCDRYRIHLIADEIAVGCGRTGTFFAWEQSRAGEAPLPAHLWPDFLCLSKGISGGYLPLSLVLSRPEIQRAFVADELARSFLHSHSYTGNPLACRAALATLDLFAQDDVLARNRERAHWLADGMAALAADARLRHVRQRGLIWAADVRDDVAGADFAARFHHAARERELLVRPIGNTLYVMPPYVFDAAQARWLGEQMMATLDDVTTDVTTSGEVRHAA; from the coding sequence TTGGATCACCTGTCCCTTTCCCCAGGCAGAGACGCGCAGGCACTCGGCCAGCGCAGCCGCAACGCCGTCTGGCATCCATGCACGCGGCTGCGCCCCGACGACGACGCGGTGCCGCTGGCGATCGTGCGCGGCGTCGGCCCGTGGCTGCATGATGCCGACGGCCGCCGCTATTTCGACGCCACCAGTTCGTGGTGGGTCAACCTGTTCGGCCACGCCAACCCGCGCATCAACGCCGCGCTGGCCAGCCAGCTGGAAACGCTTGAGCACGTGATGCTCGCCGGCTGCACCCATGCCCCGGCGGTGGAGCTGGCGGAGCGCCTGTCGGCGCTGACCGGCGGCGCGCTCGGCAATGTCTTCTACGCTTCGGACGGCGCCTCGGCGGTCGAGATCGCGCTGAAGATGAGCTTCCACTACTGGCGCAATACCGGCCTGCCTGCCAAGCGCGAGTTCGTCTGCCTGCGCCACGGCTACCACGGCGAGACCGTGGGCGCGCTCGCGGTGACCGACGTGGAAGTCTTCCGCGATGCCTATGATCCGCTGATCCGCCGCGCACACGTGGTGATGTCGCCCGACGCACGCCAGGCCGCACCCGGCGAGAGCGCTGCGGACGTGGCCGCCCGCGCCCTGGCGGAGCTGGAAACCCTGCTGCGCGAGCGCGCCGGCCAGATCGCCGCGCTGATCGTCGAGCCGCTGGTGCAGGGCGCCGCCGGCATGGCGATGTACGACCCGTCGTATCTGGATGGCGCGCGCGCTTTGTGCGACCGCTACCGGATCCACCTGATCGCCGACGAGATCGCGGTGGGCTGCGGGCGCACCGGCACCTTCTTCGCGTGGGAACAGTCGCGCGCCGGGGAGGCGCCGCTGCCCGCGCACCTGTGGCCCGACTTCCTGTGCCTGTCCAAGGGCATCAGCGGCGGCTACCTGCCGCTGTCGCTGGTGCTGTCGCGCCCGGAGATCCAGCGTGCCTTCGTCGCCGACGAGCTGGCCCGCAGCTTCCTGCATTCGCACTCCTACACCGGCAACCCGCTGGCCTGCCGCGCCGCGCTGGCCACGCTGGACTTGTTCGCGCAGGACGACGTGCTCGCGCGCAACCGCGAGCGCGCGCACTGGCTCGCCGACGGCATGGCCGCGCTGGCCGCCGACGCGCGCCTGCGGCACGTCCGCCAGCGCGGGCTGATCTGGGCCGCCGATGTGCGCGATGACGTCGCCGGCGCCGACTTTGCCGCGCGCTTCCATCACGCCGCGCGCGAGCGCGAGCTGCTGGTGCGCCCGATCGGCAATACGCTGTACGTGATGCCGCCCTACGTCTTCGATGCCGCGCAGGCACGCTGGCTGGGCGAGCAGATGATGGCCACGCTCGACGATGTGACCACCGATGTGACCACGAGCGGGGAGGTGCGCCATGCTGCTTGA
- a CDS encoding enoyl-CoA hydratase/isomerase family protein, producing MEFTALTVNIASHVATVTLNRPDVRNAFNETVIAELTGAFRALGDMDEVRAIVLAGNGPAFCAGADLNWMKKMAGYSDDQNRADALTLAQMLHTIWSCPRPVIARIQGDTYAGGMGLVAACDIAVAAEHAHFCLSEARLGLLPATISPYVIRALGEQAARRYFITAERFDAAEALRLGFVHAVVPAEALDAKVAELATALVANSPNAVRESKRLVQDIAGRAIDNDLLADTADRIAKIRASEEGREGVKSFLEKRSPSWRPA from the coding sequence ATGGAATTCACCGCCCTGACCGTCAATATCGCCAGCCACGTCGCCACCGTCACGCTGAACCGGCCCGATGTGCGCAACGCCTTCAACGAGACCGTGATCGCCGAGCTGACCGGCGCCTTCCGCGCGCTGGGCGACATGGACGAGGTGCGCGCCATCGTGCTGGCCGGCAACGGCCCTGCCTTCTGCGCCGGCGCCGACCTGAATTGGATGAAGAAGATGGCCGGCTATTCCGACGACCAGAACCGCGCCGATGCGCTGACCCTGGCGCAGATGCTGCACACCATCTGGTCGTGCCCGCGCCCGGTGATCGCGCGCATCCAGGGCGACACCTACGCCGGCGGCATGGGCCTGGTGGCCGCGTGCGATATCGCGGTGGCTGCCGAGCACGCGCACTTCTGCCTGTCCGAGGCGCGCCTGGGACTGCTGCCTGCCACCATCAGCCCGTATGTGATCCGCGCGCTGGGCGAGCAGGCCGCACGCCGCTACTTCATCACCGCCGAGCGCTTCGATGCCGCCGAGGCGCTGCGGCTGGGCTTTGTGCATGCGGTGGTGCCGGCCGAGGCTCTGGACGCCAAGGTCGCCGAACTGGCGACTGCGCTGGTGGCCAACAGCCCGAACGCCGTGCGCGAAAGCAAGCGACTGGTGCAGGACATCGCCGGGCGCGCGATCGACAACGACTTGCTGGCCGATACCGCGGACCGGATTGCAAAGATCCGGGCGTCGGAAGAGGGGCGTGAAGGGGTGAAGTCGTTCCTGGAGAAGCGCTCGCCGTCGTGGCGGCCGGCTTGA